One Hordeum vulgare subsp. vulgare chromosome 4H, MorexV3_pseudomolecules_assembly, whole genome shotgun sequence DNA window includes the following coding sequences:
- the LOC123447624 gene encoding probable LRR receptor-like serine/threonine-protein kinase At2g16250, producing MTRARALWAALLLAALAGAVRGQGNLTSRADLAGLYTLRGSLGLRARDWPRRADPCSAWAGVGCRGGRVVSLSLVGLRRTRLGRLAPRFHVDGLRNLSRLESFTAAGFGLPGSIPAWLGAGLAPSFQVLDISACAVTGEVAASAVAGLTNLTTLNLAGNLLSGQLPAAALAGLPKLGVLNLSGNAFSGALPDAVWSLPELRILDVSQTNLTGALPGAGVVPSATLQTVDLSGNLFYGTVPDTFSQLFNRVMANISGNYFEGNLSSVARGGNVSSEMNCFLDVAGQRSLEDCQQFYAGRGLPYDGPVAAPTPQPAPAAKSKGRHKNLKYILIGAIGGGVLLVALVAAVVFCVMCSKRGRSDQRESGAPSAPSGGHGSARAAAATGATQPSASPANLAKVGDSFAYDQLASATSGFAEQRIIKHGHSGDLYQGVLQDGTTVVVKRITTRVARKDAYMTELDLFAKGLHERLVPLMGHCFDKEDEKLLVYRFVRNGDLSCALHRKTGEEEEGMQSLDWIKRLKIATGVAEALCYLHHECTPPMVHRDVQASSILLDDKFEVRLGSLSEVCPQEGESHQNVITKLLRFSSTADQSSSGSPSASCSYDVYCFGKVLLELVTGRLGISASSDGTTSDWLDNTLRYINIYEKELMSKIIDPTLIIDEDHLEEVWAMAIVAKSCLNPRSSKRPPMKYILKALENPLKVVREDNGSSSARLRATSSRGSWNAAFFGSWRHSSSEIGPSRDDNMFKRSETIKSSGGSNGDHSSSRRRQSKEIFPEPSGSRDTED from the exons ATGACGCGCGCGCGCGCGCTCTGGGCGGCGCTGCTGCTCGCCGCGCTGGCGGGGGCGGTGCGGGGGCAGGGCAACCTCACCTCGCGGGCGGATCTCGCGGGGCTCTACACGCTGCGGGGCTCGCTGGGGCTGCGGGCGCGGGACTGGCCGCGCCGCGCGGACCCGTGCTCCGCGTGGGCCGGGGTGGGCTGCCGGGGCGGTCGCGTCGTGTCCCTCAGCCTCGTCGGGCTCAGGCGCACGCGGCTGGGCCGCCTCGCCCCGCGCTTCCACGTCGACGGCCTGCGCAACCTCTCGCGGCTTGAGTCCTTCACCGCCGCCGGCTTCGGCCTCCCGGGGTCCATCCCGGCGTGGCTCGGCGCGGGGCTCGCGCCCTCCTTCCAGGTCCTCGACATCTCCGCCTGCGCCGTCACGGGGGAGGTCGCTGCGTCGGCCGTCGCTGGCCTCACCAACCTCACCACCCTCAACCTCGCCGGCAATCTCCTCTCCGGGCAGCTACCTGCCGCCGCGCTGGCGGGGCTCCCGAAGCTAGGGGTTCTCAACCTCTCCGGCAATGCCTTCTCGGGCGCGCTACCTGACGCGGTGTGGTCGCTCCCGGAGCTGCGCATTCTCGACGTGTCTCAAACTAACCTCACCGGCGCACTGCCGGGGGCAGGGGTTGTGCCGTCAGCCACCTTGCAGACAGTGGATCTGTCTGGGAACCTCTTCTATGGCACCGTGCCGGACACCTTCAGTCAGCTGTTCAACCGGGTGATGGCCAATATCTCTGGGAATTACTTTGAGGGCAACCTATCAAGTGTTGCCCGTGGTGGAAATGTGTCGTCTGAGATGAATTGCTTCCTTGACGTTGCCGGGCAGCGTAGCCTGGAGGATTGCCAACAGTTCTACGCTGGGCGTGGACTGCCGTATGATGGGCCGGTTGCCGCACCAACGCCACAGCCTGCGCCTGCAGCAAAGAGCAAGGGAAGGCACAAGAACTTGAAGTACATATTGATTGGGGCCATCGGTGGCGGGGTACTGCTTGTAGCCTTGGTTGCAGCCGTTGTGTTTTGCGTTATGTGTTCTAAGAGGGGTAGGAGTGATCAGAGGGAAAGTGGCGCTCCAAGTGCACCGTCAGGAGGGCATGGGAGTGCAAGGGCTGCAGCAGCTACTGGTGCCACACAGCCATCTGCCTCCCCTGCAAATTTGGCGAAGGTCGGTGATTCATTTGCTTATGACCAGCTCGCCAGTGCCACCTCAGGGTTTGCGGAGCAGAGGATTATCAAGCATGGTCATTCAGGTGATCTATACCAAGGTGTGCTCCAAGATGGGACCACCGTGGTCGTGAAGAGGATCACTACCCGTGTGGCTAGGAAAGATGCGTATATGACGGAGTTAGATTTATTTGCAAAGGGACTGCATGAAAGGCTGGTGCCCTTAATGGGTCATTGCTTTGATAAAGAGGACGAGAAGCTTCTCGTGTATAGGTTTGTGCGTAACGGTGACTTGTCATGTGCACTGCACAGAAAGAcaggggaggaagaggagggaatGCAATCGTTGGATTGGATAAAGAGGCTGAAGATTGCAACAGGCGTGGCGGAGGCACTGTGCTACCTTCATCACGAGTGTACTCCACCCATGGTTCACAG GGATGTGCAAGCCAGCAGTATCCTCCTTGATGATAAATTTGAAGTGCGTCTTGGAAGCTTGAGTGAAGTTTGTCCTCAAGAAGGGGAAAGTCACCAGAACGTCATCACAAAGCTACTGCGATTCTCATC GACGGCGGATCAAAGTTCTTCTG GTTCTCCATctgcatcatgttcatacgatgtcTACTGCTTTGGAAAAGTATTGCTGGAGCTGGTGACAGGGAGACTTGGTATCAGTGCATCAAGTGACGGTACAACAAGTGATTGGCTTGATAACACCCTGAGGTACATCAACATTTATGAGAAAGAGCTCATGAGCAAAATCATTGACCCAACCCTCATTATTGATGAGGATCATTTGGAGGAAGTCTGGGCAATGGCAATTGTCGCAAAGTCTTGCTTGAATCCTAGGTCTTCGAAACGGCCACCAATGAAATATATCCTAAAAGCACTCGAGAATCCCTTGAAAGTGGTAAGGGAAGACAACGGCTCTAGCTCGGCCAGGTTGAGAGCAACATCTTCAAGGGGTTCGTGGAATGCTGCATTCTTCGGCAGTTGGCGGCATAGCTCGTCAGAGATAGGTCCTTCAAGGGATGATAACATGTTTAAACGCTCAGAGACAATAAAATCATCTGGAGGGAGCAATGGCGACCATTCTTCCTCCCGCAGGAGGCAATCTAAGGAGATCTTCCCTGAGCCATCTGGTTCTCGTGACACAGAGGATTAA